A window of Numenius arquata chromosome 10, bNumArq3.hap1.1, whole genome shotgun sequence genomic DNA:
GGGAAGAGCGTTTCATCTTTTTATATCTGAACAACCTTAGAGGTAGGTGCTCCTTATGATGCAAGTGAGCACAGTGTCCTTTTGCTCCTGATCAGAAGTGTGTGGTTTAAGCAGCTATTATTTTTGGAGGCATTGCTCAAATGCCTTATGGACTCCTGTCTTCCGACTTATCCTCACCGCTTCAGGTGACAGGCGCTAGGATACTGGGTAGCATAGGGTATGGGACTCAGCGTTCTTGTCACTGCTGTAGTGTAACAGTGTGTctttaattgtttaattaaaaggaaacaatacaCCCTGTCTGTCTTCCATCTCTTTTAGACTGCTATCTGGAGTTCAGGAAACTTCTGTTAAGAAATGAATAGGGAGAGGAACAGGCAGGCAGCCAAGTCAATGAGTGTTCTTTATAGATGTGAACTTCACCTTTATGCAGCTGTGGAACGGAGGAGGAAGTCTGGAATGTTGTTGAAAAAAGGTTTGTCAGTGGGAGGGAGCAGTTTACTCTTGCTAAGATGAGACCTTTTAACTTGGATTCAAACTGCATTTGCAGGCACTGCGAAATAGCCCAACCACTAGACCTGAAAGCAAGGTGAAGTGGGCCATCATCTGTATCCTCGAGGCAATTGCATGCCTGAAATAAACCTGCTTTTTGTTGCCACTTGAAACCTGAGAGTTCTTATTCCTCTGTGTGGGGTTTATTTGCAGACTTGGGAAGATCCAGGTCACAAAGATGAAAATACTGGCTGCTGTGGAGATAACGATCCAATTGACGTGTGTGAAATTGGAAGCAAGGTAATGCATTCTAAAGGGTAACTGTCTTTTGAAACACGTAATTAATATCTCTGAAGTGAATTAGCCAGTGACATTACTCAGTTCCTACGTCTTCCGCCTTAAGAATGCGATGTTTCCCTCCACTGCCCCTGGAGATTGTTGATGAGATCTTATAGCATGAGCCTTGTGAGACAGGGCTCGTCAACTGCCGATAAGTGACAGCTAATTTTGTGGTACCTGACTACTTGCTGAACTCTCTCAGCTTGCATGATCTCCTGTTGTGTGTTCCTTGGCTGCATCACTACAGACAGCAAGGTCTTTGTCCTTGCAGGTCTGCTCTCGAGGAGAAGTCATCAAAGTGAAGGTGCTGGGCACGCTGGCACTGATTGACGAGGGAGAGACAGACTGGAAGATAATTGCTATCAACGTTGAAGACCCTGAAGCAGGCAACTATAATGGTAGGTAACAGGAGGGAGCAGCAAGCTTAGTACCTCCCTTTCTCCGTTCAGAGCCTGCAGGAAACTTTCAAGTCAGGGCATGGGCTTGCTCCATCTGTGCCACGGTATTCATCACATGTAATACTGGAAGAACAGCAGAATAGGATGTTACCAGTCCTACAGCAAAACATCTCAAAGAAGAAGGTGGCTGCACAGCCTGTGCACTGAGTGGGAGGAAAGGGGGTTGTCCACTAAGTGTCTAATCAAAGCTGTTCAAATGTGTGCGTGCTCCTGGGGAGGATCAGGATATACCGTGAAGATGAAACACTGACTTCCCCCTGCAGCTACCCACTCTGTGTCCTGAGTGTAACCTGTCTGTAGTGTTGCTGAGGCTACTTGAGGAGGGGCAGCTCAGAAAAGCAGGGTAGTAGCTAAGTAACTTTTGTTACTAGATCTGCCTAACAAACCTTTTCTTCATGGCTAGATATCAACGATGTCCGAAGGATGAAACCTGGATACCTGGAAGCTACAGTGGACTGGTTCAGAAGATACAAAGTACCTGATGGAAAGCCAGAAAACCAGTTTGCTTTTAATGGCGAATTTAAAGACAAGGTAGCGCcgctttttttcattattttgagtgTGCCTTTGCACACTGCTCAAAACCTGAGCTCGAGGTGCATGAGGACACAAATGAGCGGTCACTGAGAAGAATGGGTTTCTATGGGGCTGCTGATAGCTGCCTTCAttcttcctgctgtttttccAGCCTACTATTCCTCTTGTTTCCAGTCCTGCCCTTGCAGGGGTACTAGGAGAGAAAGCGTAGGGTTATCAATCACCCAGCTGCTGTTGGATACTATCAGTTTTCCTTCTAGATGATGTTCATGTAGGATCACTTCAGGGCTGGGAGTCTCCATGTCAGAACAAGGGTGGAAAACACCAGGTTTATTCATTCCTGCTCTGGAGCAAAGGGTGCTTGGCATCACCCTTTTGCCTCCCTTGCTCACTGGCTTTGTTCCACTGCAGCCTGTTGCAGGTTGACTGCTTGCAAGTTAAAATGCTTCTTCCTTCGGGCATAAAGTGTTCCCTCACGCCCTTATGCCTCTGCCCCTTCTCTGGGTTGGGTCAGAAAACTTACTGCTCTTGAACGGGTGAAATCCTGCTTCTGCACCCTCCCTCCTGGCAGTCCTGGGGTGCTGTGAGTGGGTTAGTGAGGTGACTCAACTCCCAGAGCTCCGGAGTTGGTGCAGAGAAGGAAAGGGTAAGGGGAGCTAAAATGGAAGTGATGTGGGAGTGGACTTGTCCCCTTCGGCTGTAGCACAGCACTAGCTTGGGTGGGCTGGGACATCTCAGGATGGGTGAAACTGGAATCAAGGCCAAGGCGGAAAATAGGGACAAAGAACCCCACACATGTTCCTGCAGTGTTTTATTTGGCTCCGTGTGGTATCAAACCAGGATATTTATTGCTGGTGTTCATGCTAACAAAGAATTGTGTGTGCTTTCTTCATCTGACAGGTTAATGCTTGAGcatatagtacttttttttttttttttttttaaggaaaaaaaccctgtgataTGCTTGGAAGCAGATTCATTTTTAAACAGTTGCAAAACTAGATTAGGTGCATGTCTCTTCCTGTTGATCTGCACAGCAGTTGGATGATTTGCCTGGGGTGGAAGAGAGCTCACAGATAGGTTGGTATCAACTAGCTACCAAAGACAAACTGAGTGGGAGGAGCAGCAGAGTGGAGGTGCTTTTGTAATATAGCACCGGCCCGAGACTAGAATATCTGCCTTCAGTTTCTTTTGGCTTCAAGCTCGGTGGCCTTGGCGTATCCTCCcatcttgaaaataaaacaattggTGTTATAAAATCCCCATTGTTCAGCTGTTGTGCACTGTGAAGCTGCTGTTGTTCCTGAAAGGTCCAGTAATGGAAGAGGTCTCTTTGGGTCCCTTCCAGAGTCAAAAACTATCTAAAAATCAGCCTATAAATACTGGTCTCTTGTTCCACGTAACAGGTAGTCTGAAGAAAATGGCCTAGTGCTTACACATAacgtgatttttttgttttcaacttCAGGATTTTGCGGTGAATGTCATCAAAAGCACTCATGAACACTGGAAAGCTTTAATAGCAAAGAAAACTGACGGCGGGGAGATCAACTGGTAGGTTAATGCTTGTGGTACTGTGTGCATTTGTTTCCCTTAAACAAATAACCCTGAAACTTCTCATTTCTGAGTGGTGCCATGCTTTCTGTTAGCTGCTGGCTGTCTCCGCAGGCCTTCCCCTTGGCAGCTGTAACAATAATTCTTAATATTCCATTATTTAATACTCTTGAGGGGGAGAGACTTGGCTTTCGCGTTCTCATGAGTGACCTTTCTCTTCTAGCACAAATCTGACGGTGTCTGACAGCCCGTTCTGCTGTAGTCAAGAGTGTGCAAAAGCTACTGTGGATGCAGTAAGTACAAATCTGAGTGTCCTACCCCCAACATCAGTGTTGGGCAAATCGACACGATTTGTGTAAACTGTTGTCGCTGTGTGAATAGCACATTGTATGCTTAGAAATATTTTGGATGCCTGAACACAGCACCTGTTTCTGATTAACAGGATGAATGTGGAGAAAGCCAGATGTTCTTCCAGAGGCTTCTCCTTGCCCTTAGTCCTCTGGGAGATGGAATCCAAAACAGAGTTTGCATGAAGGGCTAAACTTCTGAACCGTAGCTTGGCTGTCAGCTGTTCAGAGGGTGTTTAAATATTTGGCCTTCCAAGAGCTTCACAGCCCAGGTCACCCTTTGAGAAGAGAAAGCGTAATTTCTGAAAACATTGCAGTCAGGGACCTTGCATCCTTTGCAATGAAAAGCTTGAAGTTCCCGGTGTAGTAGCCCTACAGTTTCCTGACATAACTGCATTTCCCTAGGTTTGTGAAATAGTGCTGTCAGCAACTTGAAAGGGGTTAGAGGAATGTGACACAAAAATCAAAAGGCAAATGTTGCCTCAGAGCATGGAAACGTGACTGGAAACCAGAGTCTGTCCATAGCCTTCTGTCATCATCTTGgttttagaatcataaaatcgtagaatggttaagagttggaagggaccttaaagatcatcaagttccaacccccctgccgtgggcagggacacctcccactagagcaggttgctcaaagccccatccagcctggccttgaacccctccaggaatggggcagccacagcttctctgggcaacctgttccagtgtctcaccaccctcgtagtaataatttctttctggtatctaatctaaatcacccgtcttgcaatttaaaaccattacccctcatcctatcactccactccctgagaaagagtccctccccatctctcctgtagccccttcaggtactggaaggggctctaaggtctccccggagccttctcttctccagactgaacatccccagctctctcagcctgtcttcatagcagaggtgctccagccctctgaccattttcgtggccctccgctggacctattccaacaggtccatgtcattcctgtgctgaggactccagagctggaagcagtactccaggtggggtctcaccagagcagagttttAAAAGCGCTTGTATCCTCTGGTGGTATCCGAATTACTTTATGAGTCTACGAAAGCGTAACCCTTGGGGAGCCTATGTCACCAGTTAGGGACCCTTGTCTATCTTTGGTCACTGGACATCGCGTAAAAGCTCTTCAGAGAAGTTTTTCAGGAGTCCTTTGTACTTCCTTTCCCCCATTCCAttgtgggtttaaaaaaaaaaaaaaaacaggctgccTGCAACTGTGTAGACACTGGAGCGGCCACTGCTTGTGGTGAGAAGCAGATGGCACTGCAGGCTCTGCTTAGAGCAGAGAACCCCCGGCATGTAGGGCATGTATGGAATGAGGAGGCTGCGGCGATGACAGGACTCAACACCGCACGTGAGCTCGTTTATTCCCTCGCAGCTGACCAGCGCTGGCTGCCACAGACCAGCTTACGCTGCTTAGATATTAAACTGCCCACGGTAAAGGCTTGTGCAGCTCTAAGTGACATCTAGAGAGCTTCAGGCGTGAGGTTGACCTCCCTCGGCAGCTGCTCTTTGCTAATACCCTTCTCCTTTCAGGCACCGCCATGTAAAGCCGCCAACCCGATCCCGCCTGAAGGTGAGTCTCACAACCCACGTCTGTGTTCCAATGCGGAGCAGAGGCTTCGTCGAAGGAATTATCAGTAGGAAAAAGAGGGTCTTAACCGATAGCTGGGTTATGGCCCTAGCGGAAGGAGAAATGAAGGGCCTTGTTGGACCCAGCCGGTGTCAGGGAGGCTGTTTAATTCCTGGATAACTTTTCTTGTTGACTTACTTCCTCGTTTGGGTACGAGGCAGGTAAATGAGTGGTGAGTAGGAGACCCGAGGTGCCATAGTTTGTCCCCAGAGGAGATTTGGTTTATAGCAGGCCCTGaaagagcagcactgcagaggcCTGGAGCAGTGCCGTGATGGCAGGAGAGCAGCTTTAGTTCCAGAAAAGGGGTTTCATCAGTATCCTCAGCGCGGGCGAGCCAAGGAAGGGACTTACTCCCTAGGGGATGCAACTCTGTAAGAAGACCACAGGCCGTGGGGTGAATCCTCGCTTGGTTTTAACCCTTTCCTTCGGCGCAAGGTGGCCATGGGCGCCTCGCACGTGACACCTGGGTGTTGCTGTAGCAGGGACAAGACCTTAGGGCAAGCGGGAGCGTGGAGAGCCCACAGCAGTGTGGCAAAAAGAGGGGCGCCGGGCTCTCCTTCCCGACCTCCTCACGGGTAGTAAAGAAATGGCCCTCTCCCGTGCGGAGGGGGGAGTTTGAGGTGAAAGGACTTCACGTCCCTGAGTCAACTGAGCCAGAGGAAAGCTGAGCCATGCTGTCCTGGCCTAAACAGAGTCGTGTAGGCTGAGAGAAACAAATAACAGCTCAACAGGGCTGCCCAAAGAACCCCTTGGGTGCACGGTGCCCTCGGTGAGAGGAGCGGGAGGAACCCCTGGAGGTGACACATGTGCGGTGACAATTAATAAGCGGGTGGCTAACGGAGGACTAACCCCctcaattgttttgttttttggtttgtttgggttttttttttggtttggggttttttttatttcttttttctaccCTGCACAGTTGACAAGTGGTTCTACTACCAGAAGAACTAAGGCCCGAGGATGGGTGGGGAGACGGCCCTGTCCTTCCCaccgaggagaaaaaaaacagcttcgGTGGCGGCAAGAGGACCTGGCCTGCAACTTCGCCCATTAGAATGACCTGTCCCCTGCCTCGGGGTCTTGTGGAGGCTAGAAGACATTAATTTATAAaaccccagcccccccaccccaccccgcgcCCGCGTGGTCGTAGGGTGCGATCTCTCACCTGGTACGTGTATGGAtgctagaaataaataaaactactgAAACCCGGCGCTGCGGGGCTCCTTCCTTTGCCGCCCCGCAGCTGAGGGGTGTAGAGCGGCCCTTGGAGGGGtttgtgctggggagggaggatgtAGCGGGTGACGGTGGGGGCTGTAGCCGTTTGCCACCGGGAGGGGGCCGGCCTCGAACCGGCGATCTTCCGGAGGGGGGGGCGATGACGTCAGACGCAAGGCCCCACGTGAGGAGCCAGCGCGGCGGAGCGGAAGTGGGCGGGGCGCCCGCTGAGGGCCTGGGGGAGAGGCGACGTATTTCCGGCGGGGAGCTGGCGGCGGCCGAGAAGGGGAGTCGGTGTCGCGGCGGCCCGGGGACGGCCGGGGGtgagcggcggggggcggccggacACCGCGTGGGGGGAGACGagaggggcggcggggagcgggtcGGGCTCGGGGAGGCGGCGTGGGGTGACACGCAGGCAGGgcgggggtggggcgggggctaGGCCGCACCGCCCGCCCTTGAGGCCGCCGGGGCCCGGCCTCCCCTCACCGTGAAGCGGGGCCTGGTCCTGAGTGGCAGCgtcccgcggcggggggggggggggagggtggacAGGCGACCGGTTGTCACCCAGCGCCTTTAACTCCGGTGGGTTTTGTCCCTGCAGGCGAGTAAAATCCTCAGCGATGTCTTTCATTTTCGAATGGATCTACAACGGCTTCAGCAGCGTGCTGCAGTTCCTCGGTAATGCCGCCTTAC
This region includes:
- the PPA1 gene encoding inorganic pyrophosphatase isoform X1 yields the protein MAGYSVEERAAPHSLEYRLFFKDATGRYISPFHDIPIYADAGKNVFNMVVEVPRWTNAKMEIATKDPLNPIKQDVKKGKLRYVANVFPHKGYIWNYGAIPQTWEDPGHKDENTGCCGDNDPIDVCEIGSKVCSRGEVIKVKVLGTLALIDEGETDWKIIAINVEDPEAGNYNDINDVRRMKPGYLEATVDWFRRYKVPDGKPENQFAFNGEFKDKDFAVNVIKSTHEHWKALIAKKTDGGEINCTNLTVSDSPFCCSQECAKATVDALAPPCKAANPIPPEVDKWFYYQKN
- the PPA1 gene encoding inorganic pyrophosphatase isoform X2, giving the protein MAGYSVEERAAPHSLEYRLFFKDATGRYISPFHDIPIYADAGKNVFNMVVEVPRWTNAKMEIATKDPLNPIKQDVKKGKLRYVANVFPHKGYIWNYGAIPQTWEDPGHKDENTGCCGDNDPIDVCEIGSKVCSRGEVIKVKVLGTLALIDEGETDWKIIAINVEDPEAGNYNDINDVRRMKPGYLEATVDWFRRYKVPDGKPENQFAFNGEFKDKDFAVNVIKSTHEHWKALIAKKTDGGEINCTNLTVSDSPFCCSQECAKATVDAAPPCKAANPIPPEVDKWFYYQKN